The Bacillota bacterium genome includes a window with the following:
- a CDS encoding MerR family transcriptional regulator, whose amino-acid sequence MRRSPLYNGGYMSIGAVSALTGVEVHTLRYWEKEFSEFLKPRRTGGKQRRYSADDVTLILEIKRLLKQEMYSIAGARRVLAQSYRDSTSARAAA is encoded by the coding sequence ATGCGACGGTCGCCATTGTACAACGGAGGGTACATGTCTATTGGCGCGGTCAGCGCGCTTACCGGAGTGGAAGTGCACACTCTGCGCTACTGGGAGAAGGAGTTCAGCGAGTTCCTCAAGCCCAGGCGCACCGGCGGCAAGCAACGCCGTTATTCGGCAGACGACGTGACGTTGATTCTGGAGATTAAACGTCTGCTGAAGCAGGAGATGTACAGCATCGCTGGGGCGCGGCGAGTACTGGCGCAGAGTTACCGCGATAGCACCTCAGCACGTGCTGCTGCCTAG
- a CDS encoding methyltransferase domain-containing protein, producing MPTTSWDCFIPYSARDIQEFIAAGADGAVIQRIRLERDRQALYTADVFLYHRQLKRRMIWQFIAVNIRDGNLHLDFPTPFQCLDEGWQQLVTRAFISALQAAQADPNAANGLILNADFPVPDDVPPLNGGGENRVAPGFAWNELYIHSAKRYLFAAERVQGMHVLDLGCGVGYGAKILARSAARVVAADVDEHPLRYGEETYPHARIQRVHITPITETQGLPFADGSFHSVVSFEVIEHVPVEQMQAFFAEIARVLKPDGAVILSTPNKNVYIHYPDPYHVSLMTLEDFSRLLNSQFEDVQVYGQLRSKGLPHTTMEFDIAGDARDDHEIFVAVCRGYRGRQATISLPEPTVWEQPREEGKALEQRLPVSVIVHTRNEEHNIEQCIECLKDWAGEIIVMDMESTDRTVEIARRYTDKVYTHPLIRDFDAARNVSAQYASYDWVFYVDADERVPPALVEALAEMLPALDDEVAAVKLTYKNYFLGKWIQYAGQWYPGYKAPMLLRKGRFQWLGGAHEGVKVFGKIALFPPDNPECAIEHHSMPTLERYMHKLNYYSQSAAQQMLDKRAPCSWQTLAAAMAYAFRFYYDETQGYQDGAHGFLLSACAAMSALADQIRYAELLLSKGWEGNDLLPASAEEFFRFAADVAAGRVQVVQRNLSQILALSTDEQKSAPPPNWWQRLWLRLQRSSGGRVVVVGPVGPALSAPEWQVVADNEQADALIAFGEGWSEAVARLREGGSFFIATPRFPADSEAWRAELEQAFHATVHLIDPEATCSWLFAFGWKGQRIEPVRCRVLMLTHQNALHMLGGGETQLFETLLALRQQGVVADVSLSLRLSDEPYNLMHVFSLYHADKVGQLNRAEKPIVVSTIFRDNAAFYPVTVGAAVFRQEDAAQVERALRAWKQGNLHVQGLDAASLDEPEEVRYVKQQVVERAQLLLPNCRWELSSLRRYFGLSDKPAHVVPNAVRPERFLEATPDAFMQRFGLRDFVLCAARIEPFKNQLMLMWALRDTDIPIVLAGKVSDPEYGVLCERWAGKNVHFVGELAPDLLASAYAAARVHAMPSWAETPGLTSMEAALAGCAIVVGNQGAEREYFGEFAYYCNPADIDSVREAVLAAWEDRDVARREAFREYILKRYTWSETARVTAEAYEQVLRCQQAFLAMPDWNEPQTWQPVVEQYLREHSPGDGALLQLYAGAYNAFRAEVAYELLAQFIVSTGFDPEHCADIEVIDDLPENLLGRIWWTGSRYDGILQARYQGRTAA from the coding sequence ATGCCCACCACTTCATGGGATTGTTTTATCCCGTATTCGGCACGCGATATTCAGGAGTTCATTGCTGCTGGTGCCGACGGCGCCGTTATTCAGCGGATACGTCTGGAGCGTGACCGGCAGGCGTTGTACACAGCGGATGTATTTCTGTATCACCGGCAGCTGAAACGCCGAATGATCTGGCAGTTTATCGCCGTCAATATCCGTGACGGAAACCTGCACCTGGATTTCCCCACGCCGTTCCAGTGCCTCGACGAGGGATGGCAACAGCTGGTCACCCGAGCCTTTATCAGCGCGTTGCAGGCAGCGCAGGCGGACCCGAATGCGGCGAATGGGCTTATCCTGAATGCCGACTTTCCTGTGCCAGATGACGTGCCTCCGCTAAATGGTGGCGGAGAGAATCGGGTGGCACCAGGCTTCGCCTGGAACGAACTGTATATCCACAGTGCCAAACGTTACCTGTTCGCTGCGGAACGGGTGCAGGGAATGCACGTGCTGGATTTAGGCTGCGGGGTGGGTTATGGAGCAAAGATACTGGCGCGGAGCGCGGCACGAGTAGTCGCCGCTGACGTGGACGAACATCCTCTGCGGTATGGAGAAGAGACCTATCCCCACGCAAGGATACAGCGCGTACATATCACGCCCATCACTGAGACACAGGGGTTGCCCTTTGCGGACGGCTCCTTTCACTCGGTGGTGAGCTTCGAAGTCATTGAGCATGTACCGGTAGAACAGATGCAGGCTTTTTTTGCCGAGATCGCACGCGTTCTCAAACCAGACGGCGCGGTCATCCTATCCACTCCGAACAAAAACGTCTATATTCACTATCCCGACCCCTATCATGTGTCGCTGATGACGCTGGAGGACTTCTCCCGCCTGCTAAACAGCCAGTTTGAAGACGTGCAGGTGTATGGTCAGTTGCGCTCGAAGGGACTGCCTCATACGACAATGGAGTTCGACATCGCAGGGGACGCGCGTGACGACCATGAGATTTTTGTGGCAGTCTGTCGCGGCTACCGTGGGCGGCAAGCTACCATTTCGCTGCCGGAGCCGACCGTGTGGGAGCAGCCGCGGGAGGAGGGCAAAGCCTTGGAGCAACGGTTGCCAGTCAGCGTTATCGTGCATACGCGCAACGAGGAACACAACATCGAGCAGTGCATCGAGTGCCTGAAGGACTGGGCGGGCGAGATTATCGTGATGGACATGGAAAGCACCGACCGCACGGTGGAAATCGCCCGACGATACACCGACAAGGTATATACCCATCCTCTCATCCGTGACTTCGACGCCGCCCGCAACGTGAGCGCACAATACGCCAGTTATGATTGGGTTTTCTACGTCGATGCCGACGAGCGAGTGCCCCCTGCGCTGGTGGAGGCACTGGCAGAGATGTTGCCTGCGCTGGACGATGAGGTAGCTGCGGTCAAACTCACCTATAAGAACTACTTCCTGGGAAAGTGGATACAGTATGCCGGTCAATGGTATCCGGGCTACAAAGCGCCGATGCTGTTGCGCAAGGGCAGGTTTCAGTGGCTTGGTGGGGCACACGAAGGGGTAAAGGTCTTCGGCAAGATCGCTCTCTTCCCGCCCGACAACCCGGAGTGTGCTATTGAACACCACTCGATGCCCACTTTGGAACGCTACATGCACAAGCTGAACTACTATTCGCAGAGTGCAGCGCAGCAGATGTTAGATAAACGCGCTCCCTGCTCGTGGCAGACGCTTGCCGCAGCAATGGCCTACGCCTTCCGCTTTTATTACGACGAGACTCAGGGCTATCAGGACGGTGCACACGGTTTTCTGCTTTCCGCTTGCGCGGCAATGAGTGCTCTCGCCGACCAGATTCGCTATGCCGAGTTACTCCTGAGTAAGGGATGGGAAGGGAACGACCTGTTGCCTGCCAGTGCAGAAGAGTTTTTCCGCTTCGCAGCAGACGTGGCTGCGGGCAGGGTGCAGGTTGTCCAGAGGAATCTCTCGCAGATACTGGCACTATCCACCGACGAGCAGAAATCTGCTCCCCCTCCCAACTGGTGGCAACGGCTGTGGCTGCGACTGCAACGTTCATCGGGGGGACGTGTGGTTGTGGTTGGACCTGTCGGACCTGCGCTGTCTGCACCGGAATGGCAGGTAGTCGCGGATAACGAACAGGCAGATGCCCTCATCGCCTTTGGTGAGGGATGGAGTGAGGCAGTGGCTCGGCTGCGGGAAGGCGGTAGCTTCTTCATCGCTACGCCCCGGTTCCCTGCAGACTCCGAAGCTTGGCGCGCCGAGCTGGAACAGGCTTTCCACGCAACGGTGCATCTGATAGACCCCGAAGCAACGTGCTCGTGGTTGTTCGCCTTTGGGTGGAAGGGGCAACGCATAGAACCAGTGCGGTGCAGGGTATTGATGCTCACTCACCAGAACGCGCTCCACATGCTGGGCGGCGGCGAAACGCAGCTGTTCGAGACCCTGCTTGCGCTGCGACAGCAGGGGGTCGTGGCGGATGTCTCCCTATCGCTAAGACTATCCGATGAGCCGTATAACCTGATGCACGTCTTCAGCCTCTATCATGCAGATAAAGTAGGCCAGCTGAACCGCGCGGAGAAACCCATCGTGGTCTCGACCATCTTCCGCGACAACGCCGCTTTTTATCCGGTGACGGTCGGCGCGGCGGTGTTCCGGCAGGAGGACGCTGCGCAGGTCGAACGGGCATTGCGGGCGTGGAAGCAGGGCAATCTGCACGTGCAGGGGCTGGATGCGGCGTCGCTGGATGAGCCGGAAGAGGTGCGGTACGTCAAGCAACAGGTGGTGGAACGTGCGCAGTTGCTTTTGCCGAATTGTCGGTGGGAGCTGTCCAGTCTGCGCCGATACTTTGGACTGAGCGATAAGCCCGCGCACGTAGTTCCCAACGCTGTCCGTCCAGAGAGGTTCCTTGAGGCGACCCCCGATGCCTTCATGCAGCGTTTCGGGTTGCGCGACTTTGTGCTGTGCGCGGCACGGATCGAGCCCTTCAAGAACCAGTTGATGCTGATGTGGGCGTTGCGAGATACGGATATTCCCATTGTGCTCGCGGGCAAGGTGTCCGACCCCGAATATGGCGTGCTCTGCGAACGCTGGGCGGGCAAGAACGTGCATTTTGTGGGAGAACTCGCTCCCGACCTGCTGGCGAGCGCGTATGCCGCTGCGCGAGTGCACGCGATGCCCTCGTGGGCGGAAACACCCGGCTTAACCAGCATGGAAGCTGCGCTGGCGGGTTGTGCTATCGTGGTGGGCAACCAGGGTGCAGAGCGGGAGTATTTCGGCGAGTTCGCTTACTACTGTAACCCCGCAGACATCGACTCGGTGCGGGAAGCAGTACTGGCAGCGTGGGAGGACAGAGATGTCGCCCGACGCGAAGCGTTCCGCGAATACATCCTGAAGCGCTATACGTGGTCGGAGACGGCACGTGTGACTGCGGAGGCATATGAGCAGGTGCTGAGGTGCCAGCAAGCGTTTCTAGCCATGCCCGACTGGAACGAGCCACAGACCTGGCAACCCGTTGTCGAGCAATATCTCAGGGAGCATTCACCGGGTGACGGCGCGCTATTGCAGCTATATGCCGGAGCCTACAACGCTTTCCGCGCGGAGGTAGCCTACGAGTTGCTGGCGCAGTTCATCGTTTCGACAGGCTTCGACCCCGAACACTGCGCGGATATCGAGGTCATCGACGATCTGCCCGAGAATCTGCTGGGACGGATATGGTGGACGGGCAGTCGCTACGATGGCATTTTGCAGGCGCGTTATCAGGGTCGGACGGCGGCGTAG
- a CDS encoding tetratricopeptide repeat protein has product MKKASGGQALHIVWEGAFLARHSLAVVNRELVLALHRAFPEWEFYLVPHPTDDMVLHGDARWQYIEDRLRRLPSRVDVWVRHHWPPNWQRPEAERFIVIQPWEFGSIPLDWVDAINRNVDELWVPSTFVRDCYVRDGVHPDKVFVVPNGVSESFFEPVPPLELPTQKRFRFLFVGGSIPRKGIDILLDGYTRTFTRNDDVALVIKDFGTNTFYRGQNFLEQIRWFQRQPEVPEIVYIAEELDEQQMNALYRACHVLVHPYRGEGFGLPIAEAMACGLPVIVTDFGAAKDFCNTERAFLIPAEVEYFPDNLVGDMETVNRPFWAKPDRNAMEALIEQVFHHYDEATAVGERAARWVRENLTWERAAQVAAARLRAHREEAAGAQSTETIILRAAEHVSQDNPDEAIVLLERLLREDPDQLKAYCGLGVAYFQAGSIARAEGVLRQGLQHGEDFELHYHLAYILLQTGRSQEALRHATRAVELNPDCEEARQLLRDLVQKLRRRILKRGRQAHQQALQHAERLLQQQPETHATARTTVLQAPSPVPPKKHSSDAPRLSLCMIAKNEEQFLEDCLKSVQGVVDEIVLVDTGSTDRTVEIARRYGAKVVHHPWRDDFSDARNVSLQHATGDWVLWLDADERLEKGCGEGLLNAIRDPQFAGYLVEIINDIGEGQNTSTFVHRTCRLFRRLPITRFEGRIHEQVTPSLQRNGYEIAFLKGVRIRHLGYRHDIASARGKDERTIRMLREEVAKNPNDLFQRFNLGNAYYVAGRYADAARELDPIVDAIEPYADHAVMGYVLLANALFATGKHEQVLEAHQRALRRGIDHPGLHFADGYAYLSLRRYAEAAEAFQRAIAARDSDSFVGGDTSVSGFKAYYGLAQAYLGLERLEDSEAECRRALAENPNFAEARYLLAQLLFTRGEKQTALQELERAYRDAPKNPEIARELATRYEEAERWADAYAIWRRLASAFQNNPEWRWHSATCAERLNLWQEAQADYTELTVTQPQFAPAWVNLGRVYLAQGDYEGALSCFTRAIELNPEDANAFFNAGDALYQLGAYEAAVETYTAGLQRDPHNVQGFFVLGNAYFQMGAYEAAMMAFQQVLALQPDHHAARHNLELVKEQLRERVA; this is encoded by the coding sequence ATGAAGAAGGCATCAGGTGGTCAGGCATTGCATATTGTGTGGGAAGGAGCCTTTTTGGCACGGCACAGCCTTGCAGTGGTGAACCGCGAACTGGTGCTGGCGTTGCATCGGGCGTTTCCGGAGTGGGAGTTTTATCTGGTACCGCATCCCACGGATGACATGGTGCTGCATGGCGACGCCCGCTGGCAGTACATTGAGGATCGCCTGCGTCGTCTGCCTTCCCGCGTGGATGTGTGGGTTCGGCATCACTGGCCGCCCAACTGGCAACGCCCGGAGGCGGAGCGCTTTATCGTCATACAGCCATGGGAGTTCGGTTCTATCCCTTTGGATTGGGTGGATGCCATCAACCGCAACGTCGATGAGCTGTGGGTTCCTTCCACTTTCGTGCGCGATTGCTACGTGCGCGATGGGGTGCATCCCGATAAGGTGTTCGTGGTACCCAATGGTGTCTCCGAAAGCTTTTTCGAACCCGTTCCGCCGCTGGAACTGCCCACGCAGAAACGGTTTCGGTTCCTGTTTGTCGGAGGCTCGATCCCTCGCAAGGGTATCGATATCTTGCTGGACGGTTACACGCGCACCTTTACCCGCAACGACGATGTGGCGCTGGTCATCAAAGATTTTGGCACGAACACGTTCTACCGCGGGCAGAACTTCCTGGAGCAGATTCGCTGGTTCCAGCGGCAGCCCGAGGTGCCCGAAATCGTTTATATCGCCGAGGAGCTGGACGAGCAGCAGATGAACGCCCTGTATCGCGCCTGCCATGTGCTGGTGCATCCCTATCGCGGGGAGGGGTTCGGGTTGCCGATTGCCGAGGCAATGGCGTGCGGGCTGCCGGTCATTGTCACCGACTTTGGTGCGGCGAAGGATTTCTGCAACACCGAACGTGCCTTCCTCATTCCCGCGGAGGTGGAGTACTTCCCCGACAACCTCGTCGGTGACATGGAAACCGTGAACCGCCCCTTCTGGGCAAAGCCCGACCGCAATGCGATGGAAGCCTTGATAGAACAGGTATTCCACCACTACGACGAAGCCACAGCAGTCGGCGAGCGCGCTGCCCGGTGGGTGCGTGAAAACCTGACATGGGAGCGTGCGGCGCAGGTCGCGGCAGCGAGGCTGCGTGCGCACCGCGAAGAGGCTGCCGGCGCACAAAGCACGGAGACCATCATCCTGCGCGCCGCCGAACATGTTTCGCAGGACAACCCGGATGAGGCGATTGTGCTGCTGGAGAGGTTGCTTCGCGAGGACCCTGACCAGCTGAAAGCCTATTGCGGGCTGGGGGTTGCCTATTTCCAGGCGGGTAGCATCGCACGGGCGGAGGGCGTTCTACGACAGGGGTTGCAGCACGGTGAGGACTTCGAACTGCATTATCATCTCGCGTACATCCTGTTGCAGACGGGACGTTCGCAGGAGGCACTGAGGCACGCCACCCGCGCCGTGGAACTGAACCCCGACTGCGAGGAGGCAAGGCAGTTGCTGCGCGACCTGGTGCAGAAGCTGCGCCGACGCATTCTCAAGCGGGGCAGGCAGGCGCACCAGCAGGCTTTACAGCACGCCGAGCGGTTGCTGCAGCAACAGCCAGAAACGCATGCTACTGCCCGTACGACCGTGCTGCAGGCGCCAAGCCCCGTCCCCCCCAAGAAACACTCTTCCGATGCCCCGCGCCTGTCGCTGTGCATGATTGCGAAAAACGAAGAGCAGTTTTTAGAGGACTGCCTGAAGAGCGTGCAGGGAGTGGTGGACGAGATTGTGCTGGTGGATACCGGCTCGACCGACCGCACGGTGGAGATTGCGCGACGATATGGGGCGAAGGTGGTGCACCATCCCTGGCGCGATGACTTCTCCGATGCCCGCAACGTGTCCCTGCAGCACGCCACCGGCGACTGGGTGCTGTGGCTGGATGCCGACGAGCGGCTCGAGAAAGGATGCGGTGAGGGACTGCTGAACGCCATCCGCGACCCGCAGTTCGCCGGTTACCTCGTGGAGATAATCAACGATATCGGCGAAGGGCAGAACACCAGCACGTTTGTCCACCGTACCTGCAGACTGTTCCGTCGCCTGCCCATCACCCGCTTCGAGGGTCGCATTCACGAGCAGGTGACCCCTTCTCTGCAGCGCAACGGCTACGAAATCGCCTTCCTGAAAGGCGTGCGCATCCGACATCTCGGCTATCGGCACGACATCGCATCTGCCCGCGGCAAAGACGAGCGCACCATCCGCATGTTGCGCGAAGAGGTGGCGAAAAACCCCAACGACCTGTTCCAGCGGTTCAATCTGGGCAACGCCTACTATGTGGCAGGGCGTTATGCCGACGCCGCCCGTGAGCTCGATCCCATTGTGGACGCCATCGAGCCCTACGCCGACCATGCCGTGATGGGCTATGTGCTGCTGGCAAACGCCCTGTTCGCCACAGGCAAGCATGAGCAGGTGCTGGAGGCCCACCAGCGTGCGCTTCGACGAGGCATCGACCACCCCGGCTTGCACTTTGCTGACGGTTACGCTTATCTGTCGTTGCGCCGATATGCAGAGGCGGCAGAAGCGTTCCAGCGCGCCATCGCCGCACGCGACAGCGATAGCTTTGTGGGCGGAGACACCAGCGTCAGCGGCTTCAAGGCATACTACGGACTGGCACAGGCATATCTGGGACTGGAGCGTCTGGAAGACAGTGAGGCGGAATGTCGTCGTGCGCTGGCGGAAAATCCGAACTTCGCCGAGGCACGCTATCTGCTGGCGCAGTTGCTGTTCACGCGTGGCGAAAAGCAAACCGCCCTGCAGGAACTGGAGCGAGCCTATCGCGACGCCCCTAAGAACCCCGAAATCGCGCGGGAGCTGGCAACACGTTATGAGGAGGCGGAGCGATGGGCGGATGCCTATGCCATCTGGCGCAGGCTGGCGAGTGCCTTCCAGAACAACCCCGAATGGCGCTGGCACAGTGCCACCTGCGCCGAGAGATTGAACCTCTGGCAGGAAGCGCAAGCGGACTACACCGAGCTGACCGTCACGCAGCCGCAGTTCGCTCCAGCATGGGTGAACCTGGGCAGGGTGTATCTGGCGCAAGGGGATTATGAGGGCGCACTATCCTGCTTCACCCGCGCCATCGAGCTGAATCCGGAGGACGCCAACGCCTTCTTCAACGCCGGGGACGCGCTCTACCAGTTGGGCGCGTATGAGGCGGCGGTGGAAACCTACACGGCAGGCTTACAGCGCGACCCGCACAACGTTCAGGGCTTTTTCGTGCTGGGCAACGCCTATTTCCAGATGGGCGCGTACGAGGCGGCAATGATGGCTTTTCAGCAGGTGCTTGCCTTGCAGCCCGACCACCACGCCGCCCGCCACAATCTCGAACTGGTGAAAGAGCAACTGCGCGAGCGCGTGGCTTAG
- the queG gene encoding tRNA epoxyqueuosine(34) reductase QueG, with product MSERAAITQAVRERAHSLGFDLVGFAPLDAPARADFFRWWLEQGYAGEMHYLHRTADARCDPQQVLPGAKSAVVVGLNYAPAVPIVTNDPSRGVFARYALGEDYHEVMTQRLRQLLEYIRQLRPDCQAKIYVDAGPVLERDLAWRAGLGWFGKNTMLIHTRRGSYFLIGEILLNIELEYDQPAFGGCGTCTRCIDACPTGAIVAPYVLDARRCISYLTIELRGSIPEEHRSQMGNRVFGCDICQEVCPFNHPRPHAPERASPTYEPAFAAREITVAPKLVDLLRMREEEFRTAFRRSPVKRAKWRGFRRNVAVALGNSGQEEALQVLQQELIHETDPMVREHLEWAIERCATRPRSSRSS from the coding sequence ATGTCTGAACGGGCTGCCATCACTCAAGCGGTTCGTGAGCGTGCGCATTCGCTGGGCTTTGACCTCGTGGGGTTTGCGCCGCTGGACGCCCCTGCCCGTGCCGACTTTTTCCGCTGGTGGCTGGAGCAGGGCTACGCCGGCGAGATGCACTACCTGCACCGCACGGCCGATGCCCGCTGTGACCCCCAGCAGGTGCTTCCCGGCGCGAAAAGCGCGGTGGTGGTGGGGCTGAACTACGCCCCTGCCGTGCCGATAGTGACGAATGACCCCTCACGCGGTGTCTTCGCCCGCTATGCGCTCGGCGAGGACTACCATGAGGTCATGACCCAACGACTCCGGCAACTGCTGGAGTATATCCGCCAGCTGCGCCCCGACTGTCAGGCGAAGATATATGTGGACGCCGGTCCGGTGCTGGAGCGCGACCTGGCATGGCGGGCAGGGCTGGGCTGGTTCGGCAAAAACACCATGCTTATCCACACGCGGCGCGGCTCGTACTTTCTCATCGGCGAGATTCTGCTGAATATCGAGCTGGAGTATGACCAGCCAGCTTTTGGCGGGTGCGGCACCTGCACGCGCTGTATCGACGCCTGCCCGACGGGAGCCATCGTCGCGCCGTATGTGCTGGACGCGCGTCGCTGCATCAGCTACCTGACCATCGAACTGCGCGGCTCCATTCCTGAAGAGCACCGCTCACAGATGGGCAACCGCGTCTTCGGCTGCGACATCTGTCAGGAGGTATGTCCTTTTAATCATCCGCGTCCTCACGCTCCTGAACGCGCCTCCCCGACCTACGAACCTGCGTTCGCGGCCAGGGAGATTACTGTTGCACCGAAGCTGGTAGACCTACTGCGAATGCGTGAAGAAGAGTTTCGCACCGCCTTTCGTCGCAGCCCGGTGAAACGTGCGAAGTGGCGCGGCTTTCGGCGCAACGTGGCGGTCGCGCTCGGCAACAGCGGGCAGGAAGAGGCTTTGCAGGTGCTTCAGCAAGAGTTGATACACGAAACCGACCCGATGGTGCGCGAGCATCTGGAGTGGGCGATAGAGCGGTGTGCTACTCGTCCCCGGTCTTCCCGAAGTTCCTGA
- a CDS encoding helix-hairpin-helix domain-containing protein, whose protein sequence is MAKETVTVVMERIPKGLWTVGALVALTCGILLWQGLSLLSPPALIPPAGMPAGTSHTSDANSSGEDEGTPSATQMDTPQAQSNEIVVHVAGAVKNPGIVRIPRGSRVDDAVRAAGGFSNQADPDLINLAQPLEDGVQVYVPRKGESVTVEGRVGSVSPSGVTVRGSAGRQEPPAGKINLNTASAEQLESLPGVGPATARAIIEYRKQNGGFQSVDELIEVRGIGPKKLEQIRPYVVVR, encoded by the coding sequence GTGGCGAAGGAAACAGTAACCGTGGTCATGGAACGCATTCCGAAAGGATTGTGGACGGTTGGCGCGCTGGTGGCACTCACCTGCGGTATCCTGTTGTGGCAGGGGTTGTCTTTGTTGAGCCCGCCTGCTCTGATTCCACCCGCTGGCATGCCCGCGGGAACCTCGCATACTTCTGATGCGAACTCTTCGGGTGAGGACGAAGGTACGCCCTCCGCCACCCAGATGGACACACCGCAGGCGCAAAGCAACGAGATAGTGGTGCATGTGGCAGGGGCGGTCAAAAATCCTGGCATCGTGCGCATCCCGCGCGGCAGCCGTGTGGACGATGCAGTCAGGGCAGCAGGTGGCTTCAGCAATCAAGCGGACCCCGACCTGATAAACTTGGCGCAGCCGCTGGAGGACGGGGTGCAGGTATACGTGCCCCGCAAAGGCGAATCGGTAACGGTGGAAGGTCGGGTGGGGAGTGTCTCGCCCAGCGGGGTGACGGTTAGAGGGTCAGCAGGGCGTCAGGAGCCTCCTGCAGGCAAAATCAACCTGAACACCGCGAGCGCCGAGCAGCTGGAGAGCTTGCCCGGAGTCGGTCCCGCCACTGCCCGCGCCATCATCGAGTACCGTAAGCAAAACGGCGGCTTTCAATCCGTGGATGAGCTGATCGAGGTGCGCGGCATCGGTCCCAAAAAGCTGGAGCAGATACGCCCCTACGTGGTGGTGCGGTAA
- a CDS encoding radical SAM protein translates to MLTGIHFLLTYKCPYECEHCFVYSSPRAKGTFTLAQVEAVLQEARKVGTVQTVFFEGGEPFLYYPLLLEAVRIARQMGFHTGIVTNGYFATSVEDAMLWLKPLQEAGIGFISFSDDQFHSGSEEDTAAKRAMSAAQQLGISCGMISIDPPTVSYPEEEQGKKGEPIVGVGYAFEEGRWKNCRRDYQRAHGISSPNVPTKTCATPDGYMWTPTVTCISVRGYAWATCGKLPSPSWWRAIGRRSIRYVRRWWREVPPSSPGGLATPCSRATSRRVIFATSSAAR, encoded by the coding sequence ATGTTGACCGGCATCCATTTTCTGCTGACCTACAAATGCCCGTATGAGTGCGAGCACTGCTTTGTCTACAGCAGTCCCCGCGCGAAGGGTACGTTCACGCTGGCGCAGGTGGAAGCGGTGCTGCAGGAGGCACGTAAGGTCGGTACGGTGCAAACGGTGTTCTTCGAAGGCGGTGAGCCATTTCTGTACTATCCGCTGCTACTGGAGGCAGTGCGTATCGCACGCCAAATGGGCTTCCACACGGGTATCGTCACCAATGGCTATTTTGCCACCAGCGTGGAAGACGCGATGCTCTGGCTGAAGCCGTTGCAGGAGGCGGGTATCGGCTTCATCAGCTTCAGCGACGACCAGTTCCACAGCGGTTCGGAGGAAGACACGGCGGCGAAGCGTGCGATGTCGGCGGCTCAGCAGCTCGGCATTTCCTGCGGGATGATTTCCATCGATCCGCCGACGGTAAGCTATCCCGAAGAAGAGCAGGGAAAAAAGGGCGAACCCATTGTGGGGGTGGGGTACGCTTTCGAGGAAGGGCGGTGGAAAAACTGTCGCAGGGACTACCAACGCGCCCATGGCATATCTTCACCGAATGTCCCTACGAAAACCTGCGCGACCCCGGACGGGTACATGTGGACGCCTACGGTAACGTGCATCTCTGTCAGGGGTTATGCATGGGCAACCTGTGGCAAACTCCCCTCTCCGAGCTGGTGGCGCGCTATCGGGCGGAGGAGCATCCGATATGTGCGCCGCTGGTGGAGGGAGGTCCCGCCGAGCTCGCCCGGAGGTTTGGCTACCCCGTGCAGTCGGGCTACATCGAGGCGTGTCATCTTTGCTACCTCGTCCGCCGCGCGCTGA
- a CDS encoding aminotransferase class IV yields MQWIWYNGELVPAEQARLSVLDGAVLHGAALFETLRCYRGFPFRLEQHLQRMRRWLAALRLFASARQQVDLRTPFIEQAVASLIRANDLQSADARLRLTVTAGSEWSQPACFLTATVLSPQQIARWREGAGVLLRPDPRAGTGERPKWSSYAAHLEAQYEAQALGREEVIWFNAQGNITEGATSTVFAWDGRHLVTPPLHEGILAGITRETVIQLCAQEGIPCIEAPLSVGELLSAEAVFLTSSVREIVPVTQLEDRPLKPHPLVQQLQTAYRQLVEKERAHDTSAGL; encoded by the coding sequence ATGCAGTGGATATGGTACAACGGTGAACTCGTGCCTGCCGAGCAAGCCCGTTTGAGCGTGCTGGACGGGGCAGTATTGCACGGCGCGGCACTGTTTGAGACCCTGCGCTGCTACCGTGGCTTCCCGTTCCGGCTGGAACAGCACCTGCAACGGATGCGACGGTGGCTGGCGGCTCTGCGTTTGTTCGCGTCGGCACGCCAACAGGTGGATCTGCGTACACCGTTCATCGAGCAAGCGGTAGCCAGTCTGATTCGAGCCAATGACCTGCAGAGTGCAGACGCCCGTCTGCGCCTGACCGTGACCGCAGGCAGCGAGTGGTCACAACCCGCCTGCTTCTTGACGGCGACCGTGCTATCGCCGCAGCAGATAGCCCGATGGCGCGAGGGTGCAGGGGTTTTATTGCGCCCTGACCCGCGGGCAGGCACGGGCGAACGCCCCAAATGGAGCAGCTACGCCGCACATCTGGAGGCGCAGTATGAGGCACAGGCGCTGGGGAGGGAAGAGGTCATCTGGTTCAACGCACAGGGAAACATCACCGAGGGAGCCACCAGCACCGTCTTTGCATGGGATGGACGTCATCTGGTAACACCTCCGTTGCACGAAGGCATCCTGGCAGGAATCACTCGCGAGACGGTGATCCAACTCTGCGCTCAGGAGGGTATCCCCTGCATCGAGGCTCCTCTGTCCGTGGGCGAACTCCTGTCGGCAGAAGCGGTGTTCCTGACCAGCTCGGTGCGCGAGATCGTGCCCGTCACCCAGCTGGAAGACCGCCCCTTGAAACCCCACCCGCTTGTCCAGCAACTGCAAACTGCCTACAGGCAACTGGTCGAGAAGGAACGCGCCCATGACACCAGTGCAGGGCTATAG